A stretch of Rhododendron vialii isolate Sample 1 chromosome 4a, ASM3025357v1 DNA encodes these proteins:
- the LOC131321775 gene encoding wall-associated receptor kinase 2-like produces MCPPLNMYVHAVLLLFLSWLLLLAQPTILAKNVTANIAAVTSNSFLSTKPNCQPKCGNLNVPYPFGIGAACSLDSNFIINCSNSKPFMDELVVLSISPTQVRIRNVVASMCYNKTGAVTNNIGLAWTSLPFDEPYTFSDTANKLTVVGCDDRGELWAYSQAGSLTSGCGSICSNSTNMTGANCPGIGCCQTDIPKGLKKYNISLSSFYNHTQVWSYNNCSYAFVGEQDRISSLSDFLDPNFVYQVPIVLDFAIGNQSCDEARNSNAYLCQPNTSCSNNMDGGSRGYRCSCKDGYKGNPYLSPGCIDIDECEDRNLNDCDGNATCTNTPGNFSCSCNHRYVGDGRGCTRQASQISVIKLSLGLSFGFVSLLIGVIWIYSCINRRKLIKLREQFFKQNGGLLMKQKISSIEGTSAESSKIFTAEELKKATNNYAENRILGRGGYGVVYKGILPDQRVVAIKKSKVMDANQVEQFINELLIVTQVNHRNVVKLLGCCFESEVPELVYEYIPNGTLFEHIHKTLSRLTLENRLRIATEAAGALSYLHSAASIPIIHRDVKSTNILLDGNYVAKMADFGASRLVPLDQTQVTTLVQGTLGYLDPEYFHTGQLNEKSDVYSFGVVLAELLTGKKPICLERTPGEKNLATYFLVSMKENRLYQILEPRVVKEGTLDQLQAIAELVKRCLYVKSEERPTMKEVAMELESLRKYRKDPWVNQQSHEESENLLCDEAPTDLYSLSIGPSTGDISGQYSFGSSTTFPLSKSFY; encoded by the exons ATGTGTCCACCCTTAAACATGTATGTCCATGCAGTACTCCTCTTGTTTCTTTCATGGCTCCTCTTATTAGCACAACCCACAATACTAGCAAAAAACGTAACCGCCAACATCGCCGCTGTAACCTCCAACAGCTTCCTCAGCACCAAGCCCAACTGCCAACCTAAATGCGGAAACCTAAACGTCCCTTACCCGTTCGGCATAGGGGCTGCCTGCTCCTTGGATTCGAACTTCATAATCAACTGCAGCAATTCAAAGCCCTTCATGGACGAACTCGTGGTCTTATCCATCTCACCAACCCAAGTCCGGATCCGAAACGTTGTCGCTTCCATGTGCTACAACAAGACCGGGGCCGTGACCAATAATATTGGCCTGGCCTGGACTTCGTTGCCGTTTGACGAGCCATACACCTTTTCGGACACCGCAAATAAGTTGACGGTCGTCGGCTGCGATGACCGGGGCGAACTCTGGGCGTATAGTCAAGCTGGGAGCCTCACTAGTGGGTGTGGGTCCATATGCTCCAACAGTACGAACATGACTGGTGCTAATTGTCCCGGTATTGGTTGCTGCCAAACCGATATTCCAAAGGGGCTCAAGAAGTACAACATTTCCCTTAGTAGCTTTTACAATCATACTCAG GTTTGGTCATACAACAACTGTAGCTATGCGTTTGTGGGAGAGCAGGATAGAATTAGCAGCCTATCAGATTTTTTGGACCCCAATTTCGTGTACCAAGTACCCATAGTACTTGATTTTGCTATTGGAAACCAGAGCTGTGATGAAGCCCGAAACTCAAATGCATATTTGTGCCAGCCGAATACTTCATGTTCTAATAATATGGATGGTGGCTCTAGAGGATATCGTTGCAGTTGCAAAGATGGTTACAAGGGCAATCCTTATCTCAGTCCTGGATGCATAG ATATTGACGAATGCGAAGATCGCAACCTTAATGACTGTGATGGAAATGCAACTTGCACCAATACTCCAGGAAATTTTAGTTGTTCTTGTAATCATCGTTACGTTGGGGATGGACGTGGGTGCACTCGTCAGGCCTCACAAATCTCAGTGATCAAGTTATCTCTAG GACTGAGCTTTGGCTTCGTGTCATTACTGATTGGTGTAATTTGGATATATTCCTGCATCAATAGAAGGAAGCTAATCAAACTAAGAGAGCAATTCTTCAAACAAAACGGTGGcttattaatgaaacaaaaaatttcttcaattgAAGGAACAAGTGCGGAGTCATCAAAAATCTTTACTGCTGAAGAGCTAAAGAAAGCCACAAACAACTATGCTGAGAACCGAATACTTGGGCGTGGTGGATACGGTGTGGTTTACAAAGGAATTTTACCAGACCAACGCGTAGTCGCCATCAAAAAGTCCAAAGTAATGGATGCGAACCAAGTAGAGCAGTTTATCAATGAGTTGTTGATAGTAACACAAGTTAACCATAGGAATGTTGTGAAGCTCTTGGGGTGTTGTTTCGAATCAGAGGTTCCCGAGCTTGTTTACGAGTATATACCAAATGGCACGCTATTCGAACATATTCATAAGACATTATCTAGGTTAACATTGGAGAATCGATTGAGAATAGCCACAGAAGCAGCTGGTGCACTTTCCTATCTTCACTCTGCCGCATCCATTCCGATCATTCATAGAGATGTTAAGTCTACCAATATATTGCTAGACGGTAATTACGTGGCAAAAATGGCAGATTTCGGTGCTTCAAGATTAGTCCCCTTGGACCAAACTCAAGTGACTACATTAGTACAAGGGACTTTAGGTTATTTGGATCCTGAGTACTTCCACACTGGCCAATTAAACGAGAAAAGTGATGTATACAGTTTCGGAGTGGTTCTAGCAGAACTACTAACAGGAAAAAAGCCTATTTGTCTTGAGAGGACTCCAGGGGAAAAGAATTTGGCGACCTACTTCCTTGTGTCAATGAAGGAAAATAGGTTGTACCAAATTTTAGAGCCTCGGGTGGTGAAGGAAGGGACCTTGGATCAACTCCAAGCAATTGCAGAGCTTGTGAAGAGGTGTCTTTATGTGAAAAGTGAAGAGAGGCCTACAATGAAAGAAGTGGCTATGGAATTAGAAAGTTTAAGGAAGTATAGAAAGGATCCATGGGTTAATCAACAAAGTCACGAAGAGAGTGAAAACTTGCTGTGTGACGAAGCACCAACAGACCTTTATTCTTTGTCAATAGGTCCTTCCACTGGTGACATATCTGGGCAATATAGTTTCGGTAGCAGCACGACATTTCCGCTTAGTAAGTCATTCTACTAA